In Artemia franciscana chromosome 8, ASM3288406v1, whole genome shotgun sequence, a genomic segment contains:
- the LOC136030613 gene encoding ankyrin repeat, PH and SEC7 domain containing protein secG-like, whose translation MKGYLHMCQLLILKGAAIDAKNSRKEPRLHIAVTNTNLDICQLLIFKGATIDAIDSEKKEPLHRAIANLNLEICQLVISNGATIDNVDSLIETLYTAIMKGYLDMCQLLISMGAAIDAINFRKETPLHIAVTNGNLNRCHPLISKGATIDAIDSEKKTPLHRAVANWNSEIFQLLISKGATIDNVPKILT comes from the coding sequence ATGAAAGGATATCTACATAtgtgtcagctattgattttaaagggtgctgcaatagatgccaAAAATTCTAGGAAAGAACCACGTTTACATATAGCTGTTACGAATACAAATCTAGATATATGTCAGCTATTAATTTTTAAGGGTGCAACAATAGACGCCatagattctgagaaaaaagaacCATTACATAGAGCTATTGCAAATTTGAATTTAGAAATTTGTCAGCTAGTAATTTCAAATGGTGCTACAATAGATAACGTAGATTCTTTGATTGAAACGCTATATACAGCTATTATGAAAGGATATCTAGATAtgtgtcagctattgatttcaatgggtgctgcaatagatgccataaATTTTAGGAAagaaacacctttacatatagCCGTTACGAATGGAAATCTAAATAGATGTCATCCATTAATTTCTAAGGGTGCAAcaatagatgccatagattcagagaaaaaaacacctttacatagaGCTGTTGCGAATTGGAATTCAGAAATTTTTCAGCTActaatttcaaagggtgctacaATAGATAACGTACCGAAGATATTAACTTAA
- the LOC136030612 gene encoding serine/threonine-protein phosphatase 6 regulatory ankyrin repeat subunit B-like, whose product MPKMSTQNKRPRNEEDQGKNVVPTKLRKILISNGANRDVKDNGGRTPLHIAVATRDIEACQLLISKGAKVDAINSSKETPLHIVATNGNLNLCQLLISKGATIDAIDSEKRTPLHNAVANGNSEICQLLISKGATIDNVDSLGESPLHTAVEINNQDICQLLISEGATIDAIDSEKKTPLHRAVENRNSEICQQLISKGATIDNVDSLGETPLHTAVETKNKDICLVLISKGAKVDALNSFKQTPLHIAVKTKNLDICQLLISNGAEIDAIDSEGKTPLHRAVKTGNLNIFMLLISKGAAIDAINSWNETCLHIAAETGNLNVCHLLLSMGAAIDATDSVKKTPLHNAVATENLDICQLLISKGAAIDAINSRKETPLHIAVTNGNLNICQLLISKGATIDAIDSEKRTPLHNAVATGNLHIYHQLIKTGATIDTKDSCKRTPLHTAAMKGYLHMCQLLILKGAAIDAIDFRKETPLHIAVANGNQSICQLLVSNGAAIDIKNSMKETPLHIAIGNGNLLGMESICQLLISKCAAINAINSENKTYLHIATETENLNICRLLISKGAAIDARDYVKKTPLHNAVARGNVDICQLLISKGAAIDVINSRKETPLKIAFTNGNVNIYKLLISKGATIDAIDSEKKKTLT is encoded by the coding sequence TTTCGAAGGGTGCTAAAGTAGATGCCATAAATTCTAGTAAagaaacacctttacatatagTTGCTACGAATGGAAATCTAAATCTATGTCAGCTATTAATTTCTAAGGGTGCAAcaatagatgccatagattCTGAGAAAAGAACTCCTTTACATAATGCGGTTGCGAATGGCAATTCAGAAATTTGTCAGCTACTAATTTCAAAAGGTGCTACAATAGATAACGTAGATTCTTTGGGTGAATCACCTTTACATACAGCTGTTGAGATAAACAATcaagatatttgtcagctattaaTTTCTGAGGGTGCAAcaatagatgccatagattctgagaaaaaaacacctttacatagaGCTGTTGAGAATAGGAATTCAGAAATTTGTCAGCAACTAATTTCAAAAGGAGCTACAATAGATAACGTAGATTCTTTGGGTGAAACGCCTTTGCATACAGCTGTTGAgaccaaaaataaagatatttgtCTAGTACTAATTTCCAAGGGTGCTAAAGTAGAtgctttaaattcttttaaacaaacgcctttacatatagctgttaAGACTAAAAAcctagatatttgtcagctattaatttcaaatggtgctGAAATAGATGCCATAGATTCTGAAGgaaaaacacctttacatagaGCTGTTAAGACTGgaaatctaaatatttttatgctattgatttcaaagggtgctgcaatagatgccataaATTCTTGGAATGAAAcatgtttacatatagctgcTGAAACTGGAAATCTAAATGTATGTCACTTATTGCTTTCTATGGGTGCTGCTATAGATGCCACAGattctgtgaaaaaaacacctttacacAATGCTGTTGCGACTgaaaatctagatatttgtcagctattgatttcaaagggtgctgcaatagatgccataaATTCTAGGAAagaaacacctttacatatagCCGTTACGAATGGAAATCTAAATATATGTCAGCTATTAATTTCCAAGGGTGCAAcaatagatgccatagattCTGAGAAAAGAACTCCTTTACATAATGCGGTTGCGACTGGAAATCTACATATTTATCATCAATTGATAAAAACAGGTGCTACAATAGATACTAAAGATAGTTGTAAGAGAACACCTCTTCATACAGCTGCTATGAAAGGATATCTACATAtgtgtcagctattgattttaaagggtgctgcaatagatgccatagattTTAGGAAagaaacacctttacatatagCCGTTGCGAATGGAAATCAAAGTATTTGTCAGTTGTTGGTTTCAAACGGTGCTgcaatagatataaaaaattctatgaaagaaacacctttacatatagCTATTGGGAATGGAAATCTATTGGGAATGGAAAGTATTTGTCAGTTATTGATTTCAAAGTGTGCTGCAATAAATGCCATAAATTCTGAgaataaaacatatttacatatagctactgaaactgaaaatctaaatatatgtcGACTATTGATTTCTaagggtgctgcaatagatgccagagattatgtgaaaaaaacacccttacATAATGCTGTTGCGAGAGGAAATGttgatatttgtcagctattgatttcaaagggtgctgcaatagatgTCATAAATTCTAGGAAAGAAACACCTTTAAAAATAGCCTTTACGAATGgaaatgtaaatatatataagcTATTAATTTCTAAGGGTGCAAcaatagatgccatagattctgagaaaaaaaaaactcttacatAG